A part of Rattus norvegicus strain BN/NHsdMcwi chromosome 4, GRCr8, whole genome shotgun sequence genomic DNA contains:
- the LOC134486536 gene encoding large ribosomal subunit protein uL22-like, with product MVLYSLDPENPTKSRKSRGSNLRVHFKNTRETAQAIKGMHICKATKYLKDVTLKKQCVPFRRYNGGVGRCAQAKQWGWTQGRWPKKSADFLLHMLKNAESNAELKGLDVDSLVIEHIQVNKAPKMRRRTYRTHGQINPYMSSIWDIKMMLTEKEQIVPKPEEEVAQKKKISQKKLRKQKLMAREKIQHK from the coding sequence ATGGTTCTCTACTCCCTTGACCCAGAAAACCCCACGAAATCACGCAAGTCAAGAGGCTCAAACCTTCGTGTTCACTTTAAGAACACCCGGGAAACTGCCCAGGCCATCAAGGGTATGCATATCTGCAAAGCCACCAAGTATCTGAAGGATGTCACTTTAAAGAAGCAGTGTGTGCCATTCCGGCGGTATAATGGTGGAGTTGGTAGGTGTGCCCAGGCCAAACAGTGGGGCTGGACACAGGGACGGTGGCCAAAAAAGAGTGCTGATTTTTTGCTGCACATGCTTAAAAATGCAGAGAGTAATGCTGAACTTAAGGGTTTGGATGTAGATTCTCTGGTCATTGAACACATCCAGGTGAACAAGGCTCCTAAGATGCGCAGACGAACCTACAGAACTCACGGCCAGATTAACCCATACATGAGCTCCATCTGGGACATCAAGATGATGctcactgagaaggaacagattgttccaaagccagaagaggaggttgcacagaagaaaaagatatcccagaagaaactgaggaaacaaAAACTCATGGCACGGGAAAAAATTCAGCATAAATAA